From Falco naumanni isolate bFalNau1 unplaced genomic scaffold, bFalNau1.pat scaffold_69_arrow_pat_ctg1, whole genome shotgun sequence, a single genomic window includes:
- the LOC121082317 gene encoding E3 ubiquitin-protein ligase RBBP6-like has translation MQKEPPGEDVVVAGGDKPIECCDPQNVGWKSDKATLEPSLGRLVKLVYCTAGRQWRETDLRRQIMGRERLKATRCDLQVTSAQTMEEYTDDNALIPGNSSVTVRGVPVRGVKATGKTDLGSRTEPASRTSKEVCKNAS, from the exons ATGCAGAAAGAGCCTCCGGGTGAGGACGTTGTGGTCGCAGGAGGAGACAAGCCGATAGAGTGCTGCGATCCGCAGAATGTTGGTTGGAAGtcggacaaag caacTTTAGAGCCATCCTTAGGGAGGCTGGTTAAGCTGGTTTACTGCACAGCTGGTCGCCAGTGGAGGGAGACG GACCTCAGGCGCCAGATCATGGGCCGCGAGAGGCTGAAGGCGACCCGCTGCGACCTGCAGGTCACCAGCGCCCAGACCATGGAAG AATACACAGATGACAATGCCCTGATTCCGGGGAACTCATCGGTAACTGTTAGGGGAGTCCCTGTTAGAGGAGTTAAAGCTACCGGCAAAACAGACCTTGG aaGTCGAACTGAGCCAGCGAGTAGAACATCAAAAGAGGTATGTAAAAACGcaagctga